One genomic window of Nicotiana sylvestris chromosome 10, ASM39365v2, whole genome shotgun sequence includes the following:
- the LOC138879560 gene encoding uncharacterized protein, translating into MPTGRLAKWQIFLTEYDIVYVTRTAIKDQALADHLAENPVDEEYESLKTYFPDKEVMHLDKSEQVGEPGWKLFFDGAANMKCIGIGAVFISGTGHHYHVTAQLHFYYTNNMVEYEACILGLRLATDISVQKVLVLGDSDLLVHQIQGEWETRDLKLISYRQCLHDLCQRFQSVEFRHIPRIHNEVTDVLATLASMLHHLDKAYVDPLHIQVYDHHAYCNVVEEELDGEPWFHDIKEYIRMGVYPVQATSDQKRTIWRLSSGFFFSGGVLYKRTPNLGLLRCIDARQATTIMTKVHSGVCGPHMSGYLLAYHAAIPPISPQGEWSSRGSQQEYKEDTSENGGGF; encoded by the coding sequence atgcccacagggaggctcgcaaagtggcagatttttctCACAGAAtatgacatcgtctatgtgacccgGACCGCGATAAAGGAccaggcattggccgatcatttggctgagaaccccgtggatgaagaatatgagtcTTTGAAAACTTACTTCCCCGATAAAGAAGTAATGCACCTTGATAAGTCGGAACAAGTTggagagccaggttggaaacttttctttgatggagctgctaataTGAAATGCATTGGGATAGGCGCTGTATTTATTTCTGGAACAGGACATCACTACcatgttacggctcagcttcatttctactatactaacaacatggttgaatacgaggcatgcatctTGGGCTTGAGGTTAGCTACAGACATAAGTGTCCAAAAagttttggtcttgggggactcggaccttctggtgcaccagattcaaggggaatgggaaacacgagatttgaaacttATATCGTATCGgcaatgtctgcatgatctttgtcaacggtttcaatcagtagaattcaggcatattccaaggatccataacgaaGTTACTGATgttttggctaccttggcgtcaatgttacatcatctggataaggcttatgttgacccgttgcatattcaggtctaTGATCatcatgcttactgtaatgtggtagaagaagaacttgatggagagccttggtttcatgatatcaaggaatatatcaggatgggggtgtatccggtacaagccactagtgatcaaaagagaacaatttggCGGTTatcaagcggatttttcttcagcggaggggttttgtacaaaaggactccgaatcttggattgttgagatgcatagatgctagacaggccacaactatcatgaccaaagtacattctggagtctgtggaccgcatatgagtgggtacttGTTGGCATATCATGCCGCAATTCcacccatatcgccccaaggcgaatggagcagtcgaggcagccaacaagaatataaagaagatacttcggaaaatggtggagggttctag